The following nucleotide sequence is from Aedes aegypti strain LVP_AGWG chromosome 3, AaegL5.0 Primary Assembly, whole genome shotgun sequence.
caaagttggtaattttatatgaaaaatcgaaaaagttgcaaatgttttgtccaatactgtacatctGATTTACAAATAATCACATTCAATCTATGCATGCAATTCATCCGGTCAGCCAAGAATGGCGGCGGTATCAATTCTTCAATTTCCTTCCGTTCCAGGATTTTCAGAATTTATAGATAGTATTGATTTACTAGAGAAAAACGATCGAATAAGTTCGTAGATCAGATAGTTACATGGAAACAAGACAATTTCTTACCCTGAAGACGATTgataattccttcagagattccaaaaCTCAGCAAAAAATTCACCGTCACTAACTTCCTCAACTTCCATTACCAAAACTTCTTCTTCTGTTGAATCCATTTTGAGTTATGCTTGAAACCATGAAAATGGCGTCTGACAAGCCGTGCGTACAtaatagcgaaaaaaaaacatacacactCATATAATAAATATGTATGTGTGTatgggaagtggtggtaaaatgaacaccgtgctttttaccgagaaaaaacaaattttgttgaatttttatcacgcacggacgatttagagcataaatctcagtgttcaagttgatacgtaggtcaattgaagtgaaaatatcaacgaaatctaagattttagaaaaccatgtttgaaaattagaactgacataacttttagctcggacgacttgaggtttttcagtgaggatAATATCGTTaagatatgatgtcaaatctgatacctttagaattctttttgaatgggttacaatcattaatggatgtattttcggtggggcaatgaaaattttcagatatatttgttttgtccacgttttttgcatggtgttcattttaccaccaaccgctgttcattttacccacatagtgcaggtaaaatgaacatttgcatcgctttttgatagcgatgaaaacatgtgaaaatttagctattttagtctgaatccatgtcgctgctatagattacatccctatttttgatgttgtgcgatagaactaaacaaattcctcgtttttctatcagattcaagatgatttccttaaggtgttcattttaccaccccttcccctaaatATTAGGGTTTTTTGAaaccaaaaaactttttttggaaaCAAAACAGATTAGGTcaacaatcaaaaaaatattttattaaatctACGCAACTTATGTTCCCATCAGTATGGTGTAAAaacaacaattaaaatttttagaacaacgaaatttaatatttatattcaacaaaaataattgtaatttttaaaaaatatttcaataatattcatttttgaaacaaaaacgtCTGTTTTCTCTGCGTGTAATACACTCGTATATTCTActtgggaccttccttagccgagtggttagagtccacggctacaaagcaaggccatgctgaaggtgtctgggttctattcccagtcggtccaggatcttttcgcaatggaaatttccttgacttagaGTGTCATCGTAtttgctacacgatatacgacgttgtcttaaggctcaagaatccatcattcaatcatcagtaatCATCAATaacgaaaaatcagtttttcaaatccaaatgcataaatggcaactttggctaaaaaagctctcagttaacaacaaacaaaaattcttttcaTCCTTACTTCCGGAAAGAAAATTTATGCCTTACAACACCACTTATAAAGCTAAAGTAACAAACCATAATAAAACTACCTAAATGAAACATTACTCACCTCACATCTTTGGTTCATTTTAGTGTACTCAATCTCTAAATTCGTTATTTGCTCCACCTTGTTGCTCAGCTCCCCGTTCAGCTCGGTATTCTGGAGCTTCAATCGGCTGTTCTCGGTGCGACATGCCCGGTACTGTTCCTGGCGGTTTTTGTACTCCTGCTTCAGCCGTTCACTGTTCGTGAACAGACAGCGGAAGTCGTCCTTAAGCTTGGAGTGCTCCGCTCTCAAATTCGCCAGGTTCGTGATACCATCCTTCATGGACGACAGCTCCATCCGGCATTCCTCCAGCTGTTTCTCCAGCACCATGGCGTGTTCTTTCATATCGCGATTCTCCGTCTTCAAATCCCGGATGGAAATTTTCAGCAATTCCTTCTCGTTGTTCAACGAGTCGTACTCGCTGCTCAACTGTTCGTGGAGACACTGAAGCGTGACTTGATCGTGTTGTAAGGACTCGTAAGCTTGCTTTTTGGCTTCGACCTGCTTAACCAGCATGTCCTTCTCTGCAGCAAGCTGAGAATTGGCGAGCTGCAGGGCAACGTGTTGCGTGTTTAGAGAAGTGATTTGCGAACTCTGTGTGGCAACTTCGACTTTTTGACGAGCATTCTCCGCCTGTAGAGATTCGTTGGTTAATTGTAGAGCTGTGTTCTCAGATTTGAACTGTTCCAGTTTAGCCTCAACTTCTTTAAGAGTAGCTGCTTCGTCATAGTTAGTGAACTCGATGTCTTTTTCCACGGTGTAAATTTCCTGTCTGTGGCAGAGAACGCACATATCTGCAGACTTGGTGGACTCCTTGCCAACGCTAAGCACAATTTCCCGGACGGTTTTAAATGATTCTGGGTTTTTACAAAGCTTCTCGACAAACGATTCCACGTTCAAATCGTTCTTCTCTATATCATTTTCGTTCAGTCCTAGTCGTTCCAAATTCTGTTCAACCCGTTTCTTCGCCAAGGTTCCATCGTACAAGTCTTTCTTCAGTGTCAAAATGGTTTCATCTTGAATTTTCGCTTGTGATAAAAGCTCTTGGTTCTCCTTTTCCAGATCTTGCACTTTTTTCTCCAACCCTATGTTATCCTCCTGTTGCTTGATAAGCTGACTCATTTCCTTATCCTTCTGTTCTATCCTTGTAATGGCTTCATCAAGTTCAACGCTCTTTTGTTCCAGTATTTCCTTATACTTGGCAAGGTCCTTCCCTTGATTGATGTTCTCCTTCTCCAGCGAAGTTACTTTTCCTTCAATCTCGTACGATTTCTTCTTTATCGTATCGAACTCATTACATCGCTTGTTCAACTGTTGGACTTCCTTCGTTTTACTCTCAATAGAACGTTCCAAATCTATGGTCCTTCGTTGGATACTGTCACACAAATTCTGCACCCGTTGCTTATCCTTCGTTAGGCTTTCGATTTGCTTttccaagtcaatttgtcgtaTCCGATCCAAATCACGATCATTAACTTGCTTGTCGATCGTAACTTGCTTGGCATCAAGCGCATCTTGAAGCTTTTTGTTCTCCTTCAATGCACCCTTGAAGACCTCTTCAAGTTCACTGTTCTGCAGCGCCAATCTGTTGCAGTTCTCCTGCAGTTGATCAAGACGGAGCGAAAGTTTCTTTTTGTCCTTTTCCAGCTCTAGGATTTTGTTCGATTTCTCGTGGAACGAAGACTCCTTCAAACTGTCTAGTGCCGCTAGGAGGCGTCGATTTTCCAACTCTAATTTCAGAGCACGTGACTACAACGAATTCATCGTTAATACAATCAGAAAATACGACAAACTCAAATCATTACCTGAGCATTGGTGGTCAACTGTTCCGATAGGCTGTTGTCATTCGACGGAGCGTCCTCTTCCGTATCCGATTGGGTCAGGTTCATGGCAGTGTCCGGTCCGGCCATCAGGTTTTTGGTGGCCAACTGAAGCTGAACATTCTCCTCTATCAGCTCTTGCAGTTTGCTTTTATCCACATCGCGCTCGAGCGACATGTCGTTTAGCATTTGCTTGAACTTCAAGATTTCTGCCTCGAGAATCATCACCTGATCGCTGCGCTTCCGCGATCGTAGAAGTTGCTCCTCCAGCATTTCCCTGTAATTTCAATCAGTGTTGATTAATATTTAGCCCTTGAAATAATTTCGGAGAAATCAAGAGATGAATTGAGAATTTTTCGGTAGATTTGCAgtatgaattttaaattttatcaagGTCCTGAGTtgtatctcaaaaatattcaaggaaTTCCAAATAAAATTGTTCTGTGTTCTGTCTGTAATTCTTCCAACAACTTCTTTATGCAATAATTTACGCAGTTGTTAAAGCTTCAACTAGGTATTATCCGATTCTTTATGTACTCTGTTAGAAAATTCGATAAACACTAATAAGCTGTGTTAATAAGCGAATGAAGAATCATTAACTTATACGTACTTCGTTTCCTGCAGCGTTCGGTTATCCTCCCGCAGCTCCTCGACCCGCGTCCGGTAGAACTCGGCATCGGACAGTTTTTCCCGTAGTTTTTGAACTTCAACCTCGAGGCGGTCTGCCCGTTCGCCTCGTTCCCTCAGCACATCCACCTCGTCCCGATATGCGGCGGCTCTCCTCGCTTCCGAGTACCAGTCCTGACTTTCGGAGCGTAGTTTCTCATACTGACTGCACTTGTGATCCAACTCCTCTTTCACTTCCATCAACAGCTCGGACTTCTCCTCCAGTTCTTGGCGCAGCTTTCGCAGTTTGGATTTGTAATCCGCCAGCTCAACGGCCAAATGGTTGTTCTCGGAAGATGTCGACGGAGTGTTGGCCGAACTGGTCGCCGACGAGGATGAGTTGTGTAAGCTGGATTTGGACGTTGAGCTGTTCATGGTCTCGTTCTCCAGTATTACCGACGACATCCATTTACTATAATATTGATCTCGCTCTTTGGCGAGCCGAACAATGTGTTTGCACATCATATCCGAAGGTAATTGATCTACTGCTTCTTGCGTTAGCACCAGAGTTTGGCTGTCCGTGACTTGCTTGATCACTTCGACAATTGCATGCTGAGTATTGACGTCCAGCTCCTTTATCCGGGCGATGAATATCTCCTTGTTGGGACACTGCACCGCTGCTCCCAGGAGTAAGGTGATTAGTAGTTTCATCTGCTCAAGTCCCCCGCGAGATTCCGGCGCGTGGCCTAAAATTGTGCAGTCTGGTAGAGCCAGTATGGTCTGCCCCAGCTCTTCATCGTAGAGGTTTCGCAGGTTTCTCACGATGGCGTCAAAGTTGCGCGAACGTGCAGACGAAAGCGATAAGTTTTCGGCGTTCTTCAACTTGACCGGGTGGTGCTGTGGTTCCGGATCGATCTGCAGATACACGCTATGAAGGATTGTTCCGTCCAGAAGTGATACATAGCCGGCAATGATCTCGTCTCGAGGCAAGCAGGATTCAATCTAAAatcgaaagaaaaatatttttatgtggATTAGTATCAGTTGAAGTATcgccctccccttggttatgcgaccttgccgcgatgggagggcataatccattagcccatatgatggaaaccaaaggcgtaacctgtagtggtggtatcacattttggcattttttgcttaaagccgcgtcataattcatatggcatagacgcaataatatctcggatgtgatccaacggacattctgcgtcattgatagaattgatgcccatttcaaataattaatctattcgaagtggacattaatactattggtgacgttcagtttgccttttgctaaccagaatgatccgtagccactcttactattagctagctagatacatcgttatcatatacgacgtagggaatacttaggaactcttaggaaaatgactagtagattcactgagtagaaataagtggcgacaatcttattttaacatggtttttacattgccataataagaaatacctcttttgtaacagcggtataaataatctaattccagcttcattttcgcaaaatttacaagtagaaagtaggcgttgtgaagcattgcatttgccaccgaaaagtgaatcatgtaggagactgtaatagaagcctaaggtaactttactcttcaatattcactataaaaattactatggaaagtaagacgc
It contains:
- the LOC5570311 gene encoding girdin — encoded protein: MSTNEIEEFVNGALISWIESCLPRDEIIAGYVSLLDGTILHSVYLQIDPEPQHHPVKLKNAENLSLSSARSRNFDAIVRNLRNLYDEELGQTILALPDCTILGHAPESRGGLEQMKLLITLLLGAAVQCPNKEIFIARIKELDVNTQHAIVEVIKQVTDSQTLVLTQEAVDQLPSDMMCKHIVRLAKERDQYYSKWMSSVILENETMNSSTSKSSLHNSSSSATSSANTPSTSSENNHLAVELADYKSKLRKLRQELEEKSELLMEVKEELDHKCSQYEKLRSESQDWYSEARRAAAYRDEVDVLRERGERADRLEVEVQKLREKLSDAEFYRTRVEELREDNRTLQETKEMLEEQLLRSRKRSDQVMILEAEILKFKQMLNDMSLERDVDKSKLQELIEENVQLQLATKNLMAGPDTAMNLTQSDTEEDAPSNDNSLSEQLTTNAQSRALKLELENRRLLAALDSLKESSFHEKSNKILELEKDKKKLSLRLDQLQENCNRLALQNSELEEVFKGALKENKKLQDALDAKQVTIDKQVNDRDLDRIRQIDLEKQIESLTKDKQRVQNLCDSIQRRTIDLERSIESKTKEVQQLNKRCNEFDTIKKKSYEIEGKVTSLEKENINQGKDLAKYKEILEQKSVELDEAITRIEQKDKEMSQLIKQQEDNIGLEKKVQDLEKENQELLSQAKIQDETILTLKKDLYDGTLAKKRVEQNLERLGLNENDIEKNDLNVESFVEKLCKNPESFKTVREIVLSVGKESTKSADMCVLCHRQEIYTVEKDIEFTNYDEAATLKEVEAKLEQFKSENTALQLTNESLQAENARQKVEVATQSSQITSLNTQHVALQLANSQLAAEKDMLVKQVEAKKQAYESLQHDQVTLQCLHEQLSSEYDSLNNEKELLKISIRDLKTENRDMKEHAMVLEKQLEECRMELSSMKDGITNLANLRAEHSKLKDDFRCLFTNSERLKQEYKNRQEQYRACRTENSRLKLQNTELNGELSNKVEQITNLEIEYTKMNQRCEMLLQMNSSLDIDRRTLMDHVSQLLTQYHELLAHSLEDKQHYHDEEKSFTDRVNNLHRQKEKLEEKIMEHYRKLDSCSPKKKPFALNFVKKVRKAGSDLMNRVPNRNRRSWVDESRLTQSQFTLGSESGGNESDNSIEEPNSVASDTNLLQRNSAKRQSLQRKPNNEALNTSLLRGGIRSSLQASRRDDANQSHRNSFPGFDTNTDSLNLGTAGTRRTVYLMDGKASNASNSGSSTPTGAPGLPSSSPPVSLTSPPGSSTSSKNSPNSSQTTSNNNNASGNNDSFLLLNRVSTTTTTLKTTESSSVPQTMIVNPNPSGSPSNSAATTGLNADDPSKKDASNKKPKNEPKSRESAIWYEYGCV